The sequence GGCCGCACACAGGAGCACACGTGACCGCGCCGGTGAATCCGAATTCGGGCTCATCGCGTTCGTCTGGCCGACGGTCTCGTGTGCATGACATTGGTATATCAAGACCGTCTGACATCGAGGTGAACCGTACGTGCCGTCACGGTGACCGGGCGTGCCGTTCGGCCCCGGTCGTTCAGCTCTGGGTCGACCCGGTGCGTAGCCAGACGGTCGTGTCGGGTGGGAGTTCGCCGTGGTCGACGGGTCCTGATGCGAGGAGCAGTTCGCCGGTGGGCAGGGGGATGGGGGAGGTGCTGAGGTTCGCGAGGATGGTCACGTCGTGGTTGGTGAACGCGATGATCTCGTCGGGGAAGCCGGGCGACCATTCGAGGTGGCCGTCGGGGAGGGTGTGCTCGCGCCGGAGGCGCAGTGCGTTCTGGTAGAGCGTGAGTGTGGAGTCGGGGTCGCCGTGCTGCCGGTCGCGTGCGAGGTGCGCCCAGGTTGCCGGTTGTGGCAGCCACGAGGCATCCGTCGTGCCGAACCCGTAGGAGGGGGCGCCCGCTTCCCAGGGGATCGGGACGCGGCAGCCGTCGCGGCCGTAGCGTTCGCCGCCGGTGCGGAACCAGGTGGGGTCTTCGCGGGCGTCGTCGGGCAGGTCGATGACTTCGGGCAGCCCGAGCTCTTCGCCCTGGTAGAGGTAGGCCGAGCCGGGCAGGGCGAGCATGAGCGTGGTCGCGGCGCGGGCGCGGCGCAGGCCCACGGCGGGGTCGCCGATGCCGGGCGTCGCCGGTCCCACACCGTGGCCTTGCGGGTTCTCCTCGGTGAGCGCGAGGCGGGTCGCGTGGCGCACCACGTCGTGGTTGGACAGCACCCAGGTCGACGGGGCGCCGACCGCGGCGAACGCGGCGATCGAGTCGTCGATCACGCGCCGCAGCGCGCCCGCGTCCCAGGGTGTCTCGAGGTAGGCGAAGTTGAACGCCTGGTGCATCTCGTCGGGCCGCACCCACGCGGCGACCTTCGACAACGGGTCCACCCAGGCCTCGGCGGCGAGGATCCGCTCGCCCGGGTACTCCTCGAGCAGACGCCGCCAGTCGCGGTAGATCTCGTGCACACCCTCCTGCGCCCAGTACGGCGCACCATCACCGGCGTCGTCGCTGATGCCCGGCTCGAGCGCGACACCGACCGTCGAGTCGCCGACCGTCGAGTCACCGACCGTCGAGTCGCCGACCGTCGAGTCGCCGACCGTGGAGTTGCCGATCGTGGAGTGCGATGCGCCGCCCATGCTGCCGCCCGCCTCCGGCGGGGTCCAGTCCGGCAGCCCCTCAGCCTTCACGAGCCCGTGCGCGACGTCGACCCGGAAGCCGTCGACACCCCGATCGAGCCAGAACCGCAGCACCCGGCGGAACTCCGCACGCACCTGCTCGTTCGACCAGTCGAAATCAGGCTGCGAGCTGTCGAACAGGTGCAGATACCACTGACCCGGCTCACCGTCGGCCTCGACGACGCGGGTCCACGCGGGACCGCCGAACACGGACTGCCAATCGTTCGGCGGCAGCTCACCAGCCACACCCCGGCCATCACGGAACAGATACCTGGCCCGCTCAGCACTGCCCCGCCCCGCCGCGAGCGCGGCCTGGAACCAGACATGCCGATCCGACGAATGATTCGGCACCAGATCGATGATCACCCGGATGCCCCGGGCATGCGCCGCCCGCAGCATGACATCGAAATCGGCCAGGCTCCCGAACCGCGGGTCCACATCGCAGTAGTCAGCCACGTCATAGCCCGCGTCCCGCTGCGGCGACGTGAAGAACGGCGACAACCAGATCGCATCGACCCCCAACACCTCAAGCTCAGCCAGCCGCGACGTGACCCCCGCCAGATCACCCATACCATCCCCGTTCGCATCCGCGAACGAACGAGGATAGATCTGATAGATCACAGCCGTACGCCACCATTCCGAAGCCATGCCGAAAACCCTAGGACACCCCGCCGATCCAGGGCGCGGGTTGCGCCGCAGAGCGCGTGCCCGTCGGTGCCCGCGGTCGGTTCGGAGGACCCCGTTCGAGGTGATATCCTCGTACGGTTGCTGATTCGGCGGGTGCTGAGTCGGGCAGCGCGCCCCGATAGCTCAGTGGTAGAGCACTTCCATGGTAAGGAAGGGGTCGTCAGTTCAATCCTGACTCGGGGCTCTGGTTCTCCCGGCGGTGCCGGGTGGCCTTGCGGCGGGGTAGCTCAGGTGGTTAGAGCACACGGCTCATAATCGTGGTGTCGCGGGTTCGAGTCCCGCCCTCGCTACCGAAGGCCCGGGTTTCTGCGGAAATTCCGGGCCATTCGTGTCGGTGCGGGCGATCGCACGCGCCGTCTCTCCGTCGAAAGGTGTGCATGTCCGAGGTCGTCGTCACCGCCGTGTTCGTTCCCGCCGAAGGGAAGCGCGACGAGCTCGTCGCCGCGCTTCGCGAGGCCATCCCCGCGGTGCATGAGGAGCCGGGCTGCGTGCTCTATGCCATCCACGACGCCGAGGACGACACGATCACCATGCTCGAGAAGTGGTCATCGGCGGCCGAGCTCGACGCGCACGCGGTCGGTGCGCCCGTGACCCGGCTGAACCAGCTCATCGACGGCCTCATCGCCTCGCCGGTCGTCGTCACCCGCATGACCGCGATCCCCGCCGGCACCGACGAGCAGGGCCTCGTCTGACCTCGTACCCGCTCTGGCCTCGTACTCGCTCTGACCCTCTCGGCGTGAGCGCGAAGCGCCGCCGGGACGGATCCCGGCGGCGCTTCGGGGCGTGAGGTCGGCGTCAGGCGGCCGCCTGCTGCCGGATGTCGAACGCGACGCGGCCTTCCTGGTCGACGCGTGCGTCGAGGGTCTTGTCGGCGAGTGCGACGCTCGCGTCGGTGCCCAGGAACACGCGGGCGCCGTTCTGTTCCACGACGGCGTCGCCGGACTCGGGATGCTCCGCGATCGCGACGGCGAACTCGGTCGAGCCCGGCCCGGCCGCATCGATACGCAGGCCGCCGGTGCCGACCTGCTCGGCGCCTGACACGATCTCTTTGACGACGGTGCTTGCGGTGTCGGTGAGCGTGAGCACGAATGCTTCCTTCCGTTCGCGGCACATGCGCCGGGCGGCACATGAACCCGCCACGATGCCGTGTTCTGGTTCGGGTCGCCACCCCTTGCACATCGGCCGCCGATGCGAGACCCTGCTCGACCGCGCGGCGCGTCATCCGCTCGTGGAGCGCGTCTCAGCTCGGCGGCACCGGGTACGGCTCGCTCTTGAGCAGCGCGGCGATGTGTGCGGCGTTGCGCGCGGCGGTCGCGGTGGCCGCGGCGGTCGTCTCGGGCGTCGACGGCAGATCGTTGTAATCGGTCTTCTCCATGGCGGCGCCGTTCCAGTAGGTCGCGCCCTGCGCGGGGATCGTGACGCCCACGTCGTTCAGGCCCTGCGCGACGTCGGCGACGATCGCGTGCGCGCCGTCCTCGTTGCCGACGACCGCGATCACGGCGACCTTGCCGAACATCGTCGGCCTGCCGGAGGCATCCGTCTCGGCGAGCTCGGCGTCCAGCCGCTCGAGCACGCGCTGCGCGACGCTCGACATGTGTCCCATCCAGGTGGGCGTCGAGAACACGATGACGTCGGCGGCGAGCACGCGATCGCGGATCGCCGGCCACGCGTCGCCGTCGCCCATGTCCTTCTCGACGCCGGGTGCGACGTCGTGGTCGACGACGCGCACGACGTCGGCCTCGGTGACGCCGTGCCGGCCGAGTTCGGCGAGCACCTCGCGGGCGAGCCGCTCGCTGCTGGACGGGGCTGGGCTCGGCTTCAACGAGCAGACGAGCGCGACGGCGGTGAGACCTTGAGCTTCCATGGTGCGAGCCTCGCCGGTCGGCGCGAGGGCGTCGAGGGGTTGACGGCGCGCGGGGCGGATGCCGCGATGCGGGGTTGTGCACGGGCCGGGACCAATCCATGCATAGTGGTATACTGCAAGAATGGATGCGCAGATTTCACGTCGCGGTCGGCTGGTCACGGTGGCGCTCGGCGGGCTGGTGTGCGCCGCCCTGCTGGGCGGCGTCGTGTCGCCCGCGTGGGCGGCGGAGCCGGGCGACGGCGGCGGCTCGTCGTGGCCCGTGGGCGGCTTCGCCCTGGGCGACGAGGTCGAGGGGCTGATCGACGAACGATCGGGCGCGCTCTCGTTCGTGCTGCCGGCCGGCTCGCTCGGGTTGTCGTGGGATGCGCGGGCGGCGGCGGTGGACCGGCACGGGTTCGGTCACGGCTGGACGGTGGCCGGGGCCGGCTTCGTCGACACCGAGGGCGGCGTGCGGGTCTTTCCCGCGAGCGGTGGTGTGTTCCCCGCCGTGTCGAGCGTGCCGTCGGGGTTGTCGGGGTATGCGCTCGAGGATTTGCGGTTCGAGCAGGTGCCGGGGGTGGTGCCGGCCCGCGCGGACGGGCTGGCTGGCGAGCGCGCGTACGCGTTCCGGCTGATCGAGCTGGGCGGCACGGTGTCGTACTTCGATGCCGCGGGCGACCCGGTCATGCGGATGGACCCGTTCGGCAACCGAACGGACTGGAGCTGGACCGGCGACGGCTCGCACCAGCTGACCGGGGTGGTCTCGGACGTCGGAGTGGTGACGTCGCTGGACTGGTCAGACCCGGCCCGGGTGGAGGTCTCGACCCGCGCCGGCGCCGGGCCTGCGTCGGTGACGACGGTCGAGCTCGACGGCGGCCGGGTGACCGCGGTGGTGGATGCGGGCGGTGGCCGCACGCGCGTCGCATACACGGTCGCGGGTCTCGTGCGGCGACTGGAGGGCGTGTCGGGGGCGTCGACCGAGGTGGCATGGCAGCAGCTTCCGGATGCCTCGGTCGCGGTGGATCGGGTCCGGGTGGTCGATCCGGGCACCGGCGCGGTGCTGAGCGAGCGGGCATGGGAGCCGGCGGTCGGGCTGGCGTCGGGGTGGCCGGCGGTTCAGGATGCCTCGATGGGCGCGTCGGCAGCCGGTGCCGCCGCACGCGCCGGCGCGTATTCGACGTCGGTGTCCGACGGTGTGACGCGCATCGTGTCGGAGTACTCGGAGCGGCAGGTGCTGACCGGTCGCAAGGTCATCGCGGGCGGCGCGTCGGGCGAGCGCGTGCTGCAGGAGCAGGCGTTCGAGTACCCGGGCGACGAGGGCGACGGGCTGCCGCCGCAGGCCGACCGGCCGTCGCGCGTGGCCGTCACGCACTGGAACGAGGCCGGCGCGGCGCGCACGGCCGAGGAGGGGTTCGTGGTCGACGAGCTCGGCCGGGTCGTGGAGCAGACCGCGGCCGACGGCACGGTCACCGAGACGCACTACGACCTCGAGCCGGGCGAGCACGGCATTCCGGTCGGGCTGCCGCTGACCGAGCGCGTGACCACCTCCGACGGGCTGGTGTCGGAGTCCCGGTACACCCTGAACGATGCCGGGACTGCGGTCGTCGCCGCAGAGACCTGGACGGGTTCGACCGATGAGCCGGAGCTGGTGCGGGTCGCCAGGACCGAGTTCGACGTGGCCGGCGATGGGTTCGTCACGGCCGAACGCGTGTTCCCGCAGGGCGGGGCCGGCGAGCCGACGGTGACGCTGCACGAGAAGTCCGTCGACCCCGCGACGGGTGAGCTGACGCTCGCGAAGACCGTCGCCGCCGGCACGGAGCTCGCCGCGACCACGACCACCGTGACGGACCTCCGGCTCGGGCAGCCGGTCGCCGTCACCGACGTGGTGGGCAACACGACGACGACCGGGTACGACGAGCTCGGGCGGCCGGTGCGTCAACCCGGCGTCGCCGAGGCATCCGCCGTGGCGCTGGTCGGCGACGTCACCCACCAGCCGTTCGGGTACGCCGGCGAATACACCAACCCGACCGGCACCCAGCACCTGCAGGTGCGCAGCTACGACCCCGAGACCCGCCGGTTCCAGCAGTTCGACCTCGCCGACGAGCACAACCCGTACTGGTTCGGCAACGCCAACCCGGTCACCTTCGTCGACCCCACCGGCCGATCGGGCATGCCCGACTGGGGCCTGTACGTGCTGACCGGCGTCGGCCTCGCGCTGTCCGTCTTCGGCCTCTTCGCCGCGGCCGGCGCGGCCGGCGCGGCGATGGCCGGCGCCGGAAGCTGGGCGGCCGTGCTCACCGGCACCAAGGTCACACTCGCGGCCACGGCCGCGGCCGCCGTCGTCGACGTCGGGCTCGCCGGAGCGCTCGCGGTCGACGAGTTCGCGATGAACATCTTCAACGACGAGGTCGCACTGATCCTCGGCATCACGACCGCCGCGCTGGGCGTTGCTGCCGGGGCAGTCGCGATCGGCAACAGACTCGCGCCCGCCAGGAACTGGACGGAGGCGCTGCAGAAGGACTGGAGCGACTCCAAGCTCACCGGGTGGTCGCTGGCCCACGGCAACTCGGGCCGCGAGCTGCACTGGGTGGGGACGGGAAGGACCAGGGAGGGCGGAATTGAGTTCGCGCGGTTCACGATCGTCAAGAACGGGAATGGAGACCTCAAGGTCGGCACCCCGGGGGAGCAGCTCATGCCGTTCAACGGCCGGGCGTTCGACGTCATCTCCATGAGCGATGCACCGCTCCAAGAGCGGAAATTCAACATCATGAACCCGCGATACGGCGTCGATGCGCACGAGCCGCAGTACCTCGACCAGGGCATTGACTGGACGACGCTGCAGACGCTCATGGACAAGCACAACGTGCACGTCTTCCGTCTCTCTCTCGACCAGAGGGTGTTCACCATGGACGAAGGTTTCAGCCGCCCAGAGGTGTGGTACCGGGACCCCCCGTCGAGCGTTGCAGCGGTCTCCGACCGTGTCCCGAAGAACGTCCGTGCCCCGAACAAGTACGAGGATTGACGTCGATGCGATGAGCGGTCGTTCAACCCCACGGCGCAGCGCGGTCTCTGCGGTACTCGGCGCGCTCGTCTGCGCCGCCCTGCTGGGCGGCGTGGTATCGCCCGCGTGGGCGGCGGAGCCGGGCGTCGGTGACGGCTCGTCGTGGCCCATGGGCGGGTTCGCGGTGGGCGACGGGGTCGAGGCGCTCGTCGACGAGCGTTCGGGTGCGGTCTCGTTCGCGTTGGCGGCCGGTGGCATGTCGCTGGGGTGGGATGCCCGCCTGGCGGGCGTGGACCGGCACGGGTTCGGTAGGGGATGGTCGGTCGCGGGCATCGGGTTCGTCGACGTCGTGGGTGGCGTGCGCGTGTTCCCGGCGAGCGGCGGGGTCTACCCGGTCGACGCGAGCGTGCCATCAGGGCTGTCAGGCTATGCGCTGAAGGATCTGCGGTTCGAGCACGTGCCGGGCGTGCTGCCGGCCCGCGCGGACGGGTTGGCCGGCGAGCGGGCGTACGCGTTCCGGCTGATCGAGCTGGGCGGCACCGTGTCGTACTTCGACGCCGCGGGCGATCCGGTCGCCCGGATCGATGCGTTCGGCAATCGCGCCGATTGGCAGTGGGCGCCCGGTG is a genomic window of Agromyces protaetiae containing:
- a CDS encoding glycoside hydrolase family 13 protein, encoding MASEWWRTAVIYQIYPRSFADANGDGMGDLAGVTSRLAELEVLGVDAIWLSPFFTSPQRDAGYDVADYCDVDPRFGSLADFDVMLRAAHARGIRVIIDLVPNHSSDRHVWFQAALAAGRGSAERARYLFRDGRGVAGELPPNDWQSVFGGPAWTRVVEADGEPGQWYLHLFDSSQPDFDWSNEQVRAEFRRVLRFWLDRGVDGFRVDVAHGLVKAEGLPDWTPPEAGGSMGGASHSTIGNSTVGDSTVGDSTVGDSTVGDSTVGVALEPGISDDAGDGAPYWAQEGVHEIYRDWRRLLEEYPGERILAAEAWVDPLSKVAAWVRPDEMHQAFNFAYLETPWDAGALRRVIDDSIAAFAAVGAPSTWVLSNHDVVRHATRLALTEENPQGHGVGPATPGIGDPAVGLRRARAATTLMLALPGSAYLYQGEELGLPEVIDLPDDAREDPTWFRTGGERYGRDGCRVPIPWEAGAPSYGFGTTDASWLPQPATWAHLARDRQHGDPDSTLTLYQNALRLRREHTLPDGHLEWSPGFPDEIIAFTNHDVTILANLSTSPIPLPTGELLLASGPVDHGELPPDTTVWLRTGSTQS
- a CDS encoding putative quinol monooxygenase, which translates into the protein MSEVVVTAVFVPAEGKRDELVAALREAIPAVHEEPGCVLYAIHDAEDDTITMLEKWSSAAELDAHAVGAPVTRLNQLIDGLIASPVVVTRMTAIPAGTDEQGLV
- a CDS encoding iron-sulfur cluster assembly accessory protein, which gives rise to MLTLTDTASTVVKEIVSGAEQVGTGGLRIDAAGPGSTEFAVAIAEHPESGDAVVEQNGARVFLGTDASVALADKTLDARVDQEGRVAFDIRQQAAA
- a CDS encoding flavodoxin family protein, encoding MEAQGLTAVALVCSLKPSPAPSSSERLAREVLAELGRHGVTEADVVRVVDHDVAPGVEKDMGDGDAWPAIRDRVLAADVIVFSTPTWMGHMSSVAQRVLERLDAELAETDASGRPTMFGKVAVIAVVGNEDGAHAIVADVAQGLNDVGVTIPAQGATYWNGAAMEKTDYNDLPSTPETTAAATATAARNAAHIAALLKSEPYPVPPS
- a CDS encoding RHS repeat-associated core domain-containing protein, translating into MDAQISRRGRLVTVALGGLVCAALLGGVVSPAWAAEPGDGGGSSWPVGGFALGDEVEGLIDERSGALSFVLPAGSLGLSWDARAAAVDRHGFGHGWTVAGAGFVDTEGGVRVFPASGGVFPAVSSVPSGLSGYALEDLRFEQVPGVVPARADGLAGERAYAFRLIELGGTVSYFDAAGDPVMRMDPFGNRTDWSWTGDGSHQLTGVVSDVGVVTSLDWSDPARVEVSTRAGAGPASVTTVELDGGRVTAVVDAGGGRTRVAYTVAGLVRRLEGVSGASTEVAWQQLPDASVAVDRVRVVDPGTGAVLSERAWEPAVGLASGWPAVQDASMGASAAGAAARAGAYSTSVSDGVTRIVSEYSERQVLTGRKVIAGGASGERVLQEQAFEYPGDEGDGLPPQADRPSRVAVTHWNEAGAARTAEEGFVVDELGRVVEQTAADGTVTETHYDLEPGEHGIPVGLPLTERVTTSDGLVSESRYTLNDAGTAVVAAETWTGSTDEPELVRVARTEFDVAGDGFVTAERVFPQGGAGEPTVTLHEKSVDPATGELTLAKTVAAGTELAATTTTVTDLRLGQPVAVTDVVGNTTTTGYDELGRPVRQPGVAEASAVALVGDVTHQPFGYAGEYTNPTGTQHLQVRSYDPETRRFQQFDLADEHNPYWFGNANPVTFVDPTGRSGMPDWGLYVLTGVGLALSVFGLFAAAGAAGAAMAGAGSWAAVLTGTKVTLAATAAAAVVDVGLAGALAVDEFAMNIFNDEVALILGITTAALGVAAGAVAIGNRLAPARNWTEALQKDWSDSKLTGWSLAHGNSGRELHWVGTGRTREGGIEFARFTIVKNGNGDLKVGTPGEQLMPFNGRAFDVISMSDAPLQERKFNIMNPRYGVDAHEPQYLDQGIDWTTLQTLMDKHNVHVFRLSLDQRVFTMDEGFSRPEVWYRDPPSSVAAVSDRVPKNVRAPNKYED